The genomic interval GACCGGCACAGACTGATCCGTCACCGACTGGTCGAGCGTCGCCGCGGCAGGCTTCACCTCAGGCTGATCGTCATTCACCGCTCGACTGTCCCGTTTCTCGGCCGCCGGTTCGGAGGCCTCTTCCACCGTCGTCTGCGTCGCCGGGACCACTGTCAGCCGCCTTGGAAGTATGCGTGTCGTTGCCGAACGTGGCGTCGCCGGTGGATTCGGAGCTCGTTCGACCTCAATCCCTGACGGACCATTGCCCCCACGTCGAAATTCCGTTCCAGTCGATTTTCCATTCTCGGATCGTGCCGGGGCCCGCCGCGATGGTCGAACCGGCGTCCCTTCATCCGCGTTCGGGTCGCTGAACTGCGGTCTGGCACCGGGAACGCGACGATCTTTGATCGGATTGTTTCGGGAAGGAATCACGACTCGAATCGGACTATGTCCGGCTGCTCCCCACGACCGTTCAACCAGCTTCAGGATCTCGTCGGGATCGTGGTTCCCCAGGTTGAGCGTGCGAGACGTGCTGAGGTCGCGCTCTCCGTCGGCGGCTTCACCAAATCCATGTTCGCCAAGATCTCGAAGCAAAGCCTTCACTTGAATCAACTGCTCTGCGGTTCCACGAACCAGCAAGCGACGGCCATTCACATCTGCCTCAATGGACGGCGCTTTCGTCGCATCGTTGGCGAACAGATTTTTCAACGAGCTTTGCACCATCAAGGGATCTGAGCGAAGTGGAATCACAGCGACGGAACTGCTGGCATCGCCCGACGCTTTGAGCAGCCGCTGAATTTCGGTGTGATCTTCTTTCGTTCCCTGGACGAAGATCTTTCCGGCGCGTGCATCGTCGCCAACGACAACGCCGGGAATCACGTTATTCAGCATGCGGGACATGGCGGCAGAATCACCGCCCGCGACAGAATAGGCTTCGAAATAGACTGGATTGTTTCTGACTTCCAGCAGGCGACCGGAGGCATCGGTATTGGTGTCGAGCTTTGTCACCAACTCTTCGACCACTTTCAGTAGCGGTGCCGATGCGGTGACCAGCAGGATATTCAATCGGGTGTCGGCCGCAACCTGGATCTTGCCCGTGAACGGTGAGGGCGGGTTCGCAGCCGTGGGTGCTGCGGGAGCCGCCGGTTGGTTCGGAGCGCCATTTCCATCACCGCCATCTCCCCCTCGCCCGCGGAATCCTTCACGTCCAAATCCGCCCGGCCAACCTCCGCCCCCCCGACCGGGAAACTGTCCCGGCGCAGGCTGAGCGGCCGTGGAGACGGTCGGATTCAGTCCGAACAACCGTCGAACGGTCCGCTCGGCTTCGGCCGCCGTGATATGCGTCAACGGAATCGCACGGAATGCGGTCTCGCGATTGTCGATCGGTTTGCTGGCTTTCAGCAATTCCACAACTCGTCGAAGATTGCTGCCGATGTCGGTCAAGACCAATGAATTGGTGCTCTTGAGTGCCGAGGCTTTTCCCTGAGGCCCCAGGAGCGCGCTGACTTCGGTCACCATACTCGTCGCGTCAACACCTTCGAGTGGAAGAATCAGACTGAGCAATTCATTTTTGCCGCGTTGCAGCAGTTCTTCGGCCGTAACGTTCGGAACGACGTTCGGCGGAATGGGATCGGCAATGTTGAGGCAGACGAGAAACCGATCACGCCGGACCAGGACATACCCCTTCATCAACAGGTAGCCGTTCAGAATATCCAGGGCTTCGGTCATCGTGTATTGCTGATCGTCCCAATAGTTGAATGTGCCGGGAGGCACTTCGTTGAGATCGAGCGACAGATCATTCACGTCCGCGAACAATTTCAGGACGTCCGCCCAGGCAGCGTAACGGAAGTTGAAGGATAACTTTGGCTGCTCTTTGATGGGCGTGACAGCGGACGCATCCTTCACGGCCTCTTTGACCACTTCGGGTTTGTCTGCCGACGCCGGGACGGTGGCCCCGAAAGAGATGATTGTGATGGCCCCTTCGGGAGGCTTTTCTTCGAAGACGGTCCGCTTCGTCTCGGCCTGCGGAGTCTGTACAGCCGTTTCCGGTCCGATCGGGACCGCAGGTGTCCCGTTCTTTGGGGGGGCCGCAGCGGGGCGTTGATCGGCAGAATCTGCGTTTGCCTTCGCTTGCTCCGCCTTGATCTCTTCCAGACGCTTTTGCCAGGTCGCTTTCTGTTCGTCCGTCAGCAGGTGGATCGCTTTTTCGTCAAGCTCTTTGCGGGCGGCAGCGTACTCATCGGGGCTATTTTCGAACTTTCGGCGAAGGTCGATCGACTCCCGACGGAATTCCTCCAATTGTTTGCTCTGATCCTCTGTCAGCTTCAAGCTCGGAGTAAACGACTGATCGCGATAGGCCGTAAGGAAGCTGGTAGGGTCACCTCGTCGGCGGCCGCCTCGTCGGCGATCGTCATTCCCCCCTGGTTGGGCCCAGGCGAGATCACAGGTGAACAGGCACGTCAGCACAATCAGACTGAGTGTTTTCCAATGATTGCGTGAGAAGAGATTTGTTCTCATGTCGATTCCTCAGCCGTCACTCAGGTTGGACGTGCGAATTGCCATCATCCCGAAAGAATAAACGGTCGGATTCCGTTGAAACATCGATATCCGTGATGTCGTCGCTACAACCGATGCGATTAGGCGCGTTCAAGCCCCACAAATCGTCAGGATACGCTGAAAGAAAGCGTGTCCCTATGCTATTTGGCAAATTCAGGTGGATTTCACGCAGGCGAGATTCAGTTTCGATTGCGTTACCGCGACCGAGACGCCGCGCGCATGGCGCTTTCACAGATTTGCGTCACATCTAACGGCGTTGAATCGTTTATTTGGACCGTCGCCCGGGATCAACTCTTGGAGTTGTCGGACGGACATCGAAACCAGGTCAAAGGATTCTCTCGAATGCGTATTTCGGGAGTTCCATTAAAGAAACCGTGGGCTGTCGATCTGCTCAACACCGACGACGCAGGGGCTCGTCCGACCGTAGGCGCCGCGTACTCTTCTATATGCATTGCGGCCATGCCCCAATCAGCCTGTTGAAATCAGGGGGACCAGCGTGAGGTCCACGTTGTCATGGCATTCTTGAATCTGTAAGGCAACTGTTCCCCGTTATTTCAACAGAATTCAATCGCTTTCTCGTAAGGGACGTGATTGGCAATCCACGCGAACGATTTCCGCCAATGCGAGAGGGATTCACTCAAGAAGTCTGTGAAAACAGGATTGTTCATGAGAACACAACCTCTTGATGCACAGCCGTCGAGTTGGCCATCACCTTGGTTCGGTCACAATTCGTATTGTCGACGGGATGCGTTTTCCAGGCGCTACCGGAGACGGCGGCAATTTCGGTAATCCAACGTGAGTTTGCAGAGAAACGGCGGCGACTGGACAGGGAAAATGAAGTTCGCCGACAGGATCGCGCAGTTCTTCGACAAAACGTGTCAAGAGCGAATCCTGAAAAGACGATTCAAATAGCTAGACGGTTTGCAGCGGTGCGAACGACGAAACTCTGGATGGCGATTGATCCGGAGTTTGCGAGTTGCACAGCGGAAACGTCTGGGGGGCAGGACAATCAGGTTTTTCTCAACACAGAGTTAAGGCTCTGCGAAAGGGAACGTGTATTCCCTCCCTCCACGGGTGTGTCGACCAGGGATCAAGTCGATGTGCCCGCCGATGCCCGACACGTTAAGACTTTTTTTGAGTGAGCGACGACTTTAATAGGATGAGTCGTTTCCCACGTGAAGAAAGACACCGACTCCGAGCAATCGGCGGTCTTTTCGAAGAGATTAACACTTCGACGAAGAGACCTCGTCAACACGTTTGAGGGTGAAGATCCGGAGGGTCGCGACGCCCTTCTGTGTGAGAACTATCTAGTGATTGGAGAGCCCGCGATGAGAACGATCTTCACTACTGGACAGGTAGCAAAGATCTGCAAGGTTGCACCCCGCACGGTTAGCAAATGGTTCGACTCGGGACGTCTGCGAGGCTACCGCATTCCCGGGTCACAGGACCGGCGCATCCCACGCGAGCACTTGATTCGGTTCCTTAAGGAACACGGGATGCCACTGGGCGAACTGGAAGACGAAGCGATGGGCAAATTGCTCCTCGTCGGAGTCGATCCAAATGTTCGCAGCCAGATCCTGGAATTGATGCCTCCCGAGGATTACAAAATCGAATCCGCCGCCAGTGGATTCGAGGCCGGTATCCAGGCAGAATCATTGCATCCCGATTGCGTGGTGATTGATTTTGGCATGGGTCGGCATGAAGCGACGTTGATTGCGCAAAACCTGCGTAAAAACAACGAATACGCGGACGCCGTGCTCGTGGCACTTCTGACCGATGACGACACAGCCAGTGGTTTT from Schlesneria paludicola DSM 18645 carries:
- a CDS encoding secretin N-terminal domain-containing protein, whose translation is MRTNLFSRNHWKTLSLIVLTCLFTCDLAWAQPGGNDDRRRGGRRRGDPTSFLTAYRDQSFTPSLKLTEDQSKQLEEFRRESIDLRRKFENSPDEYAAARKELDEKAIHLLTDEQKATWQKRLEEIKAEQAKANADSADQRPAAAPPKNGTPAVPIGPETAVQTPQAETKRTVFEEKPPEGAITIISFGATVPASADKPEVVKEAVKDASAVTPIKEQPKLSFNFRYAAWADVLKLFADVNDLSLDLNEVPPGTFNYWDDQQYTMTEALDILNGYLLMKGYVLVRRDRFLVCLNIADPIPPNVVPNVTAEELLQRGKNELLSLILPLEGVDATSMVTEVSALLGPQGKASALKSTNSLVLTDIGSNLRRVVELLKASKPIDNRETAFRAIPLTHITAAEAERTVRRLFGLNPTVSTAAQPAPGQFPGRGGGGWPGGFGREGFRGRGGDGGDGNGAPNQPAAPAAPTAANPPSPFTGKIQVAADTRLNILLVTASAPLLKVVEELVTKLDTNTDASGRLLEVRNNPVYFEAYSVAGGDSAAMSRMLNNVIPGVVVGDDARAGKIFVQGTKEDHTEIQRLLKASGDASSSVAVIPLRSDPLMVQSSLKNLFANDATKAPSIEADVNGRRLLVRGTAEQLIQVKALLRDLGEHGFGEAADGERDLSTSRTLNLGNHDPDEILKLVERSWGAAGHSPIRVVIPSRNNPIKDRRVPGARPQFSDPNADEGTPVRPSRRAPARSENGKSTGTEFRRGGNGPSGIEVERAPNPPATPRSATTRILPRRLTVVPATQTTVEEASEPAAEKRDSRAVNDDQPEVKPAAATLDQSVTDQSVPVEKNEANHPLADQSKAADNPDAIGVTVLGNELVLTSPDTKALDQLEALITAVITAIPQRPQWTVFYLRTADATEAAQMIERLFPQSSVTTTPVGNDNSFFGGFSSGFSGFGRSMMNATGLTQTLGTAQNLRIITDVRSNALFVTGAPAVVQDVEAMLELLDASEVPGTMRDRFPRTIPVEYADVDEVAEIIESVFKDSMTAEPQQQGNQQFNPLAMMFGGNRGAQQQGAKKPQGAELSLGVDKRTSHLIVSCNEVMFQRVELMVQAIDERAKEAHRTVRIVPLKTADPAVVQSTLTSLLPRVTVGATRSKRTTKPDGTNPTPGQNVAPDATRDPRMIQRMMEQNGGQSGGGRFGGRGGSGGNGQNSGGRRGN
- a CDS encoding helix-turn-helix domain-containing protein → MRTIFTTGQVAKICKVAPRTVSKWFDSGRLRGYRIPGSQDRRIPREHLIRFLKEHGMPLGELEDEAMGKLLLVGVDPNVRSQILELMPPEDYKIESAASGFEAGIQAESLHPDCVVIDFGMGRHEATLIAQNLRKNNEYADAVLVALLTDDDTASGFDRTPFNETFRKPFDSALLAERIRTLVGRKKQLA